The sequence below is a genomic window from Corvus cornix cornix isolate S_Up_H32 chromosome 1, ASM73873v5, whole genome shotgun sequence.
GTTTTAGCTAAGTCAGGATGTAGCTTGGTACTTCAATTTCCCAATTCACTATTTATTGCGTATTTGGTAAAATTATCATAAATTCAATAATTTCACACTCAGTAGAAGTTCAGAAATAGCCTTCTTGCTGAGTGAATATACTTTACTGAAGGCTTCAATTGCTGTTTTCAGGAAGTGCTAACATATTTCTGTAGTACTGGCACCTGCCTTTCCTCTGCAAGACAGAGAAGTGGGTGGATCAATGGGCTGACAGAAGCACAACGTCCACCTGTGTTGGCTCATGGAACATCATTAACCCCAGTTTCTGGTAAAACAGAGCAGTAACTGCCAGGAAAGCCTGGAGTGTTTGCCTTCCATTTTCTCCTGTACACCTCCCTTACCATGTACCTCATAAACCACAAACACTGGCTATGACCCTACCACTCCCCTGTGCCGTCAAGACACATGCCCTATTCTCAGTCACGTCCTTAATTTACAATGCTCCTGTTATTTTCTGTACTTCACTTGATCTGCTCCTCATTCTCGACCTGCTTTGTTCCTTGGTTTTGCCTCACATGCCACCAGTCTGTGGTGATGCTTCCCTCACAATAAGCAAAGCTCTACAGAGAACAGAACATGGGAAGCAAAGGAAGGAGGGCAGTGGTAGCAGGAACTGCCTGtgaagcagaaaagggaaatgcCTCCTTCTATCTGAGAGCCAGAAGAATCAACTTCATCTGTAGCAAAGAGATTATCATATTAGATAAAGCAGCAATAGGTGTGATTTAAACACATTCGAGGCTATGCCTCTCTGTCCAACAGATGTGAATGAAGCAGACACACCCTAAAGCTTTCTTCTTTCAAGGTCAACACTTTCCAACAGTGTTTCTGCAAAGGATCTCTGTTTGAGATTTAGGTAGATAATCCAACAATGGAGAGGAAATTCAGTTTGTCAGACAAGAAACAGGAAGGGAAGTGgcaagcagaagcaaagagcGCATAAGACCGAGCTCTGAGCTGTGGTGCCTGTGTTATTTGATCTCCCACCTCCAAAGAAAACAGGTAGAGGTTTCAAACTTCATCTCCAAGCAAGGCAAATTCTCTTCATATCCAGTCAAGAAATGGGGAAGTTTTTCCAACAAAGACATCTACAAATGGGGTCCAAGAGATATCGTTATACTCTAATGGTGTATCTTACACACTAGCAATTCAGCAATTAAAATTTGCTgtagcagagcacagcccagaaACCTGAATTAAATCTTAACAAGGAAACAAGAACTGAAAGGGGATCCTTGaccttctcattttcctttctaattctAGTAAAATAATACAGAGACTGAGGAACCAGAACATACAGGAAACAAAGCAGTCATTTCTCCTAGCAGTCAATTCACTCCACAGGGAGAACTTCCATTTAATACAGCATCTGTACAATCAGACTGGACTTGAACAGGTCTAGGAGATGACTAATGACATCCAACCCTCAATATATCTGAGACCTTAAGACTGAAAATTCTGCTACCTGAGAAGGGGTACAGCCTTCAGTCTCAGCTGACAGCAAGTGAGACAGATATAAGCAAGTTTCTGCAGAGGTGTCATCATTGTCTTCAGTAAGGGAGCCAAACACCCTCTGAAGATGACATGGCTCTTTTGCCACACTTTGGCAGggttctttctttctccatggCTCCCTGCAAGCTACCACCCACTACAGATTAAGTTAAAATtagcttattaaaaataaattaaatcataGGCAAAGTTGTCATGTATCTAGCAAAATGCAGACAGCCTAGATACAGATACTTGAAAACAGCCCTGAAATCATATTTTTCTATCAACTTAGTACTGCAGCAGGGAACAGTGAGTAAAAGAGGCCACATCCACCTCAAACTTTGAAAGTGCCAGAACTTCTAAATTTAAGAACACTGAATGTCAAGTTCCTGCCAAAAATACATATGCCCCCCCCCGCCTGCCATTTGCTCCCACCTAACATTTGCATAGAGAGTCACAGAGACTTGTGAAAAAACTGGCAAGATATTGCATTCTCTGATTTCCTAGAAGCAAGGCAGCCCACTGAATTAAGATcttcagaagcaggaagaaaaacttAAGCTTTTAATTAAGAGCTTTTGTGAAAAGCATCAGCACACAGTTGTTCTGCAGTGGGAAACTGCAAAGTAATCTTTTTTTCAGCACAACAGGGTTTTTTAGAGTTTGAGGGCAAAGATGAGTTTCTGCCTCTGTTGCTTAAGAAGTAACCCAGCAAGACCTTCCCAGCTGGGTCTCTGCTGCCGGCCTAGACAAGCTCAACACCAGAGGCTTTCTGCAGAAGGATGATATCGGCCTGGGGATGGAGAGCTTCCGCCAACACCGTGCTGGACCGCCCAGGCAAAAGCCCCTCTAGTGTCTCTGCAGTCCACGCTGGGCTCTGATCAGCATATATTGACTTTGTTCATGGTACGGGGGGAATGTACGCCACTGGGATAAAGCTTCAAGTTCATTCTTAACGCTGCTCCGCCAAACCCACATAAGACGGATGAGGGTGCATCCGTACTGCAAAGGCATTTCTACCATATTTCACAACCATATTCCAGCTCAATAAAGGggcaaaaatctgaaatatgcACCAAACCAAACACACCATCTGCTTCCTTTTAAGGCTTCTCAACATGGGAAAGGAATCATGAAACCCGGCCTGTAATAAATTAGGGAGGTTAAACATCATCCCTGTATTCGATGTCTGGCTCCCGCGTCCCCCCTCGGACGCGGCTGTTTACGCGCTGTACCATCCACACACGCTGTTCACACGCACCGCCGCAGCCCGGCACGGCTCGGGACGAGCCGCAGTGAGCGCCGAGCGCGCACCGACAGAGCCGGCAGCGCTGTCCGTGACAGCGCCGGGGCCGAACCCCGGCGGGCAGGGCCTCCCCAAGATGGGGGCTCGGCCGTGCGCGCCCGGCGCGGAGCCGCCTCCCGCCGCAGCCGCACGACCCCGCCGCGCTCGGCGaccgcccccgcccggccccgcacctTCTCCCCGCTGCCCCCCGCTCCGCGGCCGCCCGGCCGGACCCCATCGCTCACCTCCGCAGCCGTGGCTCGCCGGGCACCGCCCCGCGGCAGCCACCGGCCCCGCGCCCCAGCGGCTCCGGCGCCCGCCCGCTCTGACggcgccgggagcggcggccccgccccggccctgGCCCGGCCCCCTGCGGCCTCAGCCGGGCCGGCAGCGCCCGCTCGGTCCGCCGGGGCTGGAACGGGAGCGCTTCGGGCTGCCCTCGCCGGCCGCCCGAGCCAGGGTGTCAACTCCGGCTCCGGAGGATCCAAAAAATATAGAAACTAGGATTCTCTTGTATGTTCATCTGCAGTCAAGCACTGGaggttttggaaagaaaatgtcacCGGTCTGCAAAGCACCCACACCACGGCTATGATGTTTGAGCCAAATTATTTGAGCCAACAATCcagatttggttttgttttctaatattttatcACTGAATCAATTATATTGGAAAAGGCCTCTtagatcgagtccaacctatgaccatgtcaactagaccatggcactgagtgctgcaTCCCGTCTTTCCTTGAACGTCTCgagggatggtgactctaccaccaCCCTGCgcagcccattccaatatcTAAccatcctttctgtgaagaaattcttcctaatgtccaacctaaatttcccctaGCACAGCTTATCACTGTGTattcttgtcctgttgctggaTGCCTGGGGGAAGAGGCCAACCCCTACCCAGCTACAACCTCCCGTCATGTGGTGTAGAGAGCACTAAGGTCCTGcctgagcctcctccaggctaaacagccctagctccctcagctcctcctcgTAGGACATGTGCTCCAGACCATTCACCAGttccactgcccttctctggacatgctccagcacctcattgtttttcttgaactgaggggcccaaaattggacacagcactcaaggtgtggccttGCCCATGTGGAGTACAAGGGGAGAATCACTTCCCTAgtcctgctgctcacactgACACATGTTAGCATGTTctttccatccatccatccctctcCACACTTGAAGTTGCTCAATAGCCTGTCTCACTCACGTGCATGTACTGAAATTGCTGTGTAGCTGGAACCAGAGCTCCATTTCTTAAACAATTTCTGTGCCATGCTGTTATGAGAGATTTATCATGCTTGAGCAGTGTTaagaaacatttgaaagaaTGTAGGAAGAGGTCACAGTCCAGCTCTGGCTCATTCTATTATCTTTACATGGTGCACAAAAGCCAAGGAGAACACAGGTTACCCACAAATTATCTTGTGGGAACTCCCAGGAGGGAGGTGAGGGGCTCCTGCATGGAGGAAAGATGCTGAAGTGGGGAATTATGCACACACACTTGTCTGGATGCCTCCAGCCAACCGTGCATGACCCAGAGGACCACTGCCAAGAACCAGCTAAATCAGTCCCAACACTGCTCTAGTGTAAGAATTTTAATTTGCCTGTTGCAGTTCCCTCACGCTGGAAGCTGCCAGCTGAAGTTCCCAGTACAATCTGAATTGGGATAGAGAAGCCAGGAGAGGCAgcttgaatttttcatttttctttctgcatgtcATTGGTGAAATTCCATTAAGGACTCCCTGCTTCAAAATCACACAGAACTTAGAGAGGTGTTTTCAATCCATAGTTAAACATGCGGAATTTTTCACATTTACCTTTGCACATAGTTTAGCACAAAGCTAATGAACCCTGCCATGTTTTTTaacaaagagacagaaaataagagTTCCTCTGCATACCATGCAAACTTAAAGCCATCctcacataaaaatattaaatatacttGGTGAGAACAGGCTAGAAAGCAAGTAGAAATTGTGAGCACCCTTCAATTTAAATACACATCTGACAGCattaagaagcaaaaaaatcatAGTTTATTTGCAGCTGATGGCATTTTCAGTCATCATCAACCAAAATACAACCTTTGTAAACAGCAGCCTTGGACAGCTCCCCACCAAGGACTCTGGAAGAACGATGTTTACTACTGATATTAATTTAGTATTAGGGAACCGAAACAGCACTAAAACCCAAGGGATCAGAAGGGCCTTATGTTGCACTAGTATTGAAGGAGAATGTGGAGAATTACCATGTTATTTGTAGGCAGAGCAGTCTGAATTACCCAGGGCAAAATACAAGAAAACCCAGCTGGGTAGGAATGGATAGGCTAGAAAGGTTTTCCATTTACctcatttttttgttaagattatgtttttttcatctgagaaaTCCGTAAGTAACAAATCTAACAAATAGAGGGGAGTTGTATTTCAGTAGAGTACCTAGAGAGCTGCTCTGAGACCATTACCAGGTTTACGgttatttcacattttcttcaaaggCGTGTAAGTATGTATAAACTCACTGACAATTTTATTTGTGGACAACTCAACAGCTGATGCTGTGATAAACAAAAGAACTAGGCTATCACATAAAAGTTCTGGAACAGATGATAAAGCATACTGTTCAAAacttttactattttttaatagcCAAATCTCAGGTTATACATCCAGGAAAAGAACACAATGCTATACCCTGGGGAAACAAGCCATACACTGGGAAAACATCACAGTGAAAAGCTACTGACTGAAAAAGGCATCAGGGTCATAAGGGACAGGGAACTGAACACAAGATACCAACTCAACATAGTGTGTTAAGCGACAAAATGTGACACTCACCTCGGAAGCACAATCAATAGTGTACAAAGAAAGCAGGGGATTTACCTGTATGTAGATCAATGAACAAATCTGTAATAGAAGTTTATCTCCTTCCTAAAAGCAGATGGCAAATCTGTGAAGGGACTAAGGAAGGCAGGTATAACACAAGATTTTAGGAAGTCAATCCCTGCACTTCATTGCAGAAtattaaaggctttttttttcttttactttcaaatgcattccagcaggaaaacatAAGATACTACTCACTTCTTTGTAGAGCCATCCCCTCTTCTTCTCCCAGATGTGAAAACTGAAGTCAAATTCTATCCACCAGACAGACATGCTCTTTCTGCAGAGGGTATACTGGCTATTGAAATATTCTATCAAAACATAATTAGATTTTATGCCCTTTTCAAGAGCTGATGCCTTCCTCTGGCATATAAACCTTCACAGGTCAGACTACATGAAAGGTGTCAAACTCTTACCTTAACTACTACTATAAAACAGGAAGGGACCTGAATGTCCAGGCTCAGCTGATAAAGGGCTTTAtggattttctgcctttataTTGAACAACACAAATTTATATACATCCGATAATCAATCGCCTCACCACACCACTTACCCTCATCTTCCTCAGCATGCCAGCAGTCCAACAGCCTGTAACAAATTTCTTCCTGCTCAGAATCCCAGAAGTCATCCTGCTATGACTGTTAGTGATGTATGGCTGCTACAGAACCAAAAGCCTGAGACAATAGCTAACACATCTTAGACCTTTGTGACCTCAGAAAGACTTCAAAACTTTCCCCAccaaaaaagcctcaaaaattCCTGTCACAAATTGACTTGGAAAAGTTCATATTCCTCTTCCTTTGAGTGGTAATGAAGGACAACACAATACAATTTTACAGTAGCACAGTTTATCATTAGAACTTACTAACTGCAAGTCAATTTCTGCTTTGCTATTTTTCCGTAGCTCCTTTTAAAGCAATAGTAGCAATATTGCAGATTTTTAATATCTTGTTCTAGGTCACAGAGATTTACTTGTATCATTTCCTCTGTTACTAAAAATCTTTAGGGAAAtcattctgtttcatttcactgCAGCCCATTAGTACCTACAGGCCAGGCAAAAAAGAATATTGCACAGGAAAACCTCCGTCAGGACACACCAATCTcagcttgaaataaaaatgtatttttgatgtTTAGCtatgaaaatacattattacTTGAAATATATTACCTTCTACTAACCTGATTAAGCAACTATTAAAGCGCTAATCTTGTTGCTTCTTCCACTTTCAGTGTTCAAGAGCATTATTAATGAATCTACTGTAAATCCTGAAAATAAAGCATAGACCTCTTCAAGAAGCTGTGTTTACAGAATTTTCTTCCTACAGACTGTCAACCAAGTCATTGAGGAGTGTGCCACTTACAGAAATAACTggttaattattttctgaagataaTAAAACTAtgccagagacagaaaattcagCAGGCAgatttgggaaaaagaaaaatgaggaaggaTCTTAAGGTTTCTGGCTATTATTCTGTCAACTACAATTTATGACTGGAATTATGGTGTTGTGTTCTTCAGCTTTAGACAAGACACACATTTacaataaatacatgtattcTAAATGACCACATATCAAGGCAGCATAAAATTCATCATGTTAACAAAGCTGCTACAGCTCTGTATTTATAAGTTTTCTAACCACAAGCTTAAACAACAGATACTGTTTACCACCTATATACTGCGGCTGCATTTTTAGATTATGACTTCATTTAATGCTCTTCTTATGAGTAAAAGGTGTCAATCTAGTTTGTTCCAggctttcactgaaaatatattattttaaatgttttctttggaaaaaagcaTCTCATCCAATCTGCTACTCTCCAGAAACTTTAAAAGTGAAGAGAGATTTATGCCACCCAGTGAATAATGAAGCTCTTTGTAATACAAATGCACCcattctgaagcagaaaatatttcaaaattgagagttttttaaagatgctttgttttccttttgagatGCACAACTGAAATACTAAGTGTGTGATACTTTTGAAACACCAAccccttttctttcacttttcaaCATATGTACACATGGGCCTTCGTTTAACAGACTCATATGCTTATTGCTCTGTACTAACTTGAAAGAACAGTTAACGGCATAAAAGATTTTCAGAGTAAATGACCGTAGCCTATTTTTTATTATCATAAACATGTGAGCAGGTCTGCAATATGTGTTTACAGCTCTGTAAATACAACTGTGTTTGCAGGATTGGACCACAGAGAGAACATTTTAATTGTTGAAACGAGATGTTGTAACACAGAGATGCCCTAACACTGATAGAGCCACAGCCTGTGAAGTCAGTCTCAACAGCATTTAGGACTCTGACTCTCCATCATGGAAAACAAATGGGAGGAAcaagagcagcagtgaaagGTCTTTGCAAACCATGCTCTTTACTTATTCAATACAAATTATTAGCACTACTTATATCTGTGATTCTAAAACCAGTACGAGCCTTTTGGTACCATGTCAACCATTTCTCCTCAACAACCCAATTTCACAGATTCCATCTTGAAAAATCTACCAAAAAATAGAAACGTGCACTTTTTTTTAGTAAAAGCCAGTAGTGTAGCATAAGGCACAAGACAAAAACATcaatatgtttaaataaaaacattttgtgtatTAGGGAAAAAGCTGTAATCAAATGCATAGGACTTAGGGCATTAGTGgaacaattatttttcccaaaggaaGCATTAATATCTCTCAAGTAGGACAGCACTCAAAGTCCGAAGATAATTATATAATTACTTATCTTAGACAGAGTATTATGTTACACTATATTGGAATTGAATAATAGTCCCTTGAGCAAATCAGTATTTTGATACCTTTACAGTATTTTCACACTGTCCTAGGTAGTTTAGTGAACCATTAGGAAGTTTTGACACTAACATTCTATTGGATCAAATAATACACGTGTTCTGTTAATTATTACATCCTTAAATATCCAGTAGATTTCATTTTAACGCTTGATCTCCACTGGACCAAGCCAATTGCTAAAAATAACTACGTGCTGTCTACGATGTAGCAATCTTCCTGCTCCCTTCCAAAAGGAGTTGATGCAGCACCATTACCTGAGGCTTAGTGATTGTGGCTGAGAAAGGAATAATTATCACTTGAACCATCAACCTACAAACCCCCGCAGTAGGGCAGACCATGGAAGAGTCCTTGACTACCAAACCCCTGTATCATTTCCACTCTTCTAACTGACATTTAAATACCTGCCATGTggctttatatttatttttagttccttttaaatttttttgccCCATGGAAAAGGCTTGTGAGTAATACTTTGGAATTAGAGTGTAAAGTTAAAGAGACTCTTATAGACATCAATTATCATTTTAGTGTATGTAAAGAGATAATATGGTAACTAAGTTGTGGAAAACAAAGGATGCTTACAGCACTTGAACAAATGAACTAGCTTCCATAGGATCAAGAGAAcacaaaaatgtgaaatcaGAGTTATTTAGATGGCAAAAATAAAGTCCTACACATACAAGAAATATAAACATTCTCTGACTCATTACAGAACAGTTGCTTAAGACAGAACTAAATAGTCAACGTGTGCTCATTCACTGAAGTAATCAATTTTAGAAACAATAAGTGTTGCATGCATCTGTTCAAACTGAATGTAAATCAGACACTTGACTATAAGCTTCAGCCAAGAAAAGAAGTTACTAcagctctctcctctctcagTATTTCCTCATCTTCTTTCTAATCAGCTTGTCTGAAGTTATTTGAGTTTCCACGTGTAAGAGTTACActacatttatttcttaaaggCTTGTAGAGGCAGGGAcactggaggaagaaaaaggaaatgctccTCTGGAAAAACAGTTCTTAAACAGAACCAGTTAACATTGACCACAGTCATGGTTTAAGCACTACATAATGCTTCTTACTCCCATAAATCCCACTTCCTTACCAGTGGGGGACTGAAAAACATTACCATTCCCATCTATTACAGATTAATTGGGTAGAAAACCTACCGGAGAGGAAGCAGCTTGCACACACATTTTACAACCTTGGTCAACTCCTCATCTCTGAAAACAGTTCTGTTCTGAGGAACCGTTTGAAATACCCATCTACTAACGAAACTCTTCCTCAACACATCAAGTGAACTCTCAGTTCCATACCTTGTATTATTTCTAATAGTAAAAGATGATCAGAATTTACAGTAAAGTCACAAAAGACCACTTCAAAACAGAATGACACTCTGCAGCTTGTTCTggatttcacatttttattgtaattacATAACAAGTACCCAGAACTTGCAGCTTTATGCTTGCcttctttttaacatttaaatgcACATTGAGGTCAATCTGTTGGAATACTCAGGAGCAGATACCTTCCACAAAAACACTGCATGAAAGGATGCAGCAGGTACCATCTTCTTACTTTAATCTCTGGTTTGTGTAGAGAGTTGATGAATCCCGAATTCCCATGGCTAGGTCTCTTGATGAGGACTTCAGtatcccttccttcctctgaatCTTGCCCTGGTATCCAACTGAAAATTGAAGTCAATATATTAAGAGCAGGTATTTTCCAAAAGAAGTATTGTTGAGTGTTCGTGCTACCTTGGCACTTCGTACCATCAGAACAAAGGCcagaagaaagctgaagaaaactAGTGATACAGCCAACAAGCTACAGGGGATTCCAATGAAAGAGACATTATATGATCTTAAACCtcacacaaaatgaaaattatgtgaTAAGCTTCCTGTGCATTCTGAAATAAACAATCTAACAACATAAATGACAGAGCAGCAAAGTAGGATAGAAAGGAATACATAAAAAACAAAGTAGTGTAACTCTGCTTAGATCAGCTTTACAAATGTAACTGAtaaactgaaggaggaaaatTCAGATTTGGTTTAAGTGGGAGTCACTGTAAATGTCCGTGAGGAGAGGGATAACTTAAATATACaaagtttctggaaaaaatagaaataaatcagtaaaaacagaaataatattcaGCTTGTAAAATCTGCAAGTTTATTCTTGGCAATTACAGGAAAAGCATTTCATGAAAGGCTGAAGATGAATGTAAAGCTAAAATAAAAGCCACAGAACTTACAGAAGCTAAACTGCAAGTTCTTTCTcaatgcagcagaaaaacataCTTTGATCTTGGGAGAAATCTTCTGAATTTAGATAGCCAGTCTTGAAGATGGCAGTAACAGATTGCAACTCAGCCATATTCTGATATTAGACTGAGAAGGTTTCTTCTACCACCATTAACCAACCTTCCAGAATTTAGAACTGCAGCAAAATTTGTAAAGAGCTAGACTCATGATGACACAGCTTGTCCAATAACCAAGCAGCTTTCACTTTAAACTTTGGCCCTACTTCGACATGTCAAGTGCACTAAAATTTACTCCTCTGGTAAGACTTTCTCCttccttgaaaagaaaacagcatctaGGCAAAACCCCTGATGATTTTAGCATACTGTAAATTGTATCTGCTTTTAGCATCTAACGTGGTTTTGCACACTCTTTAAGTTTCACTATTATAACAAATAACAAATTTGACTGAGCATGATTATTGAAATTTACAGAATTAACAGGACAAGAAAAACATCACTCATCAGCCTTAAAATTTGGGAGAgttaaataaaatcatttaagAGCCAGGCTTCTTCCTGCATGACTGGAGACATGTAGCTAGAAACTTCGTTTCATTAGGCTCCCTTAACAATCCATAGACAGCAAAATACAGGCACATCACCGGGAGATACATATGTTGCTACTGCAGCTTTACGGAGGTATTTCAAACTTTGAATACACAGCATTTTCCCATccacagaaataataatttgtcACTTTGTGGATTATTATGGTTCATATAGGAGAGGTACAAAAGCTGCTATGACTAAtacaaaatggaagaaaaatttaaggTACCATTTCAGCTGTACATTCTTCATTATGTATCACATCagctaaaaatataaataagcCCTGCACTTCCCATGCTTAGAAAGTTTGAATGCCATCTTTACCGCgtcttaaatatgttttaaatgttatggaaacacaagcaaaaaaactCTGGACAAGAAACTCCTATCAAAATAGGGAAAACTTTATctaattacaattttaaaaattacttgtcaTTACCCTATGGGATAGTTCATCATATAAAAACACAAACTGTTATTTATCATGAATTCTAGGACTCCAAGAAAATTAATGATTAAATATGAACTCAATGCAAGACCCTGTTTCAATAGTAAAAGTCTCACTTCATTTCATTGAAACGTTCTCTATATAGATGCTTTTCAATGACCTTACAgacaagaaataatttgttgATATTCTTCCAATTACCTGATCTACTACTACTTTTTAACACAAAACTTTACTAAAAACAATAGTGAAAATACCTACCTCACTGTTACCTGTGACATTCTAAGCCTAAGCCAATCTAAACATgcctttttttcaatttctcctACTCTCCAGCTTCTTCATGAGAACTGAGTACAACACCCATAATTTAATCAGGATTCAAAGGCAAGAGCTGTTCTGCTTAATGACACCTGCCTTACTGAAATagtgttttccttcaaaagagggggaaaaggacAGGAAACATCCAGGCCAGTAGCAGAAGATGCATCACGCTTACCATTGATCTTTTGCATGCAAAGAATGTCACTTGCAAACTCCTACAGTGTCCTTCCCTCAAGCATTGTTTAGGGCTTTTGTTCTCCTAGTAGACGAAAAAAGAAGTgattaaaattttgatttctgcAGCTCGTCAAAGAAACATCAAAATACTTCACAGAATGATAGAACAGAGTTGCcgaatattctgagttggaaggcacccacaaggATTATCTAGTCCAACTCTTAAGGGAAGGCCAATACAGGGATCGGACCCACGACCTTGGCGTTATTAGCACCACGCTCTGGCCAACTGAGctgatttgggttggaaggggcctttgaggatcatttagttccaactTCAGAGAAGTTCACTGGGGATTTCGCTTCGGTACGGTGACTTGCACTCTCCTCTCAGCTGTAATTCCCTAAGCTGCTGCAAAAACGAGGTAAGAGGCCGTAAAAAAGCGACCTGCGGGTGCCTGCCCCGGGAGGGCAACCGCGCTCACCTGCAGGACGCAGGGGCTCTCCAGGAGGCACTGCCGCAGGTCCTCCCTCACGCCGCCGCAGGCACGCCCGTCCTCCTCCTTATCCTCGTAGTACTTGGGCATGGCGGC
It includes:
- the LOC104686303 gene encoding cytochrome c oxidase assembly factor 5, which codes for MPKYYEDKEEDGRACGGVREDLRQCLLESPCVLQENKSPKQCLREGHCRSLQVTFFACKRSMLDTRARFRGRKGY